In the Sulfurovum zhangzhouensis genome, one interval contains:
- the rplM gene encoding 50S ribosomal protein L13, translating into MTKVVKPHEVQRDWVLIDAEGKTFGRILTEVASILRGKHKPSFTPNVDCGDYVVIINAEKAIFSGANKLEDKKYFTHSGYFGSTKSKKLGEMMENHTEKLYKLAVRGMLPKTTLGRAMLKKLKVYAGPEHPHTAQINKEA; encoded by the coding sequence ATGACAAAAGTCGTAAAGCCTCATGAAGTACAAAGAGACTGGGTTTTGATCGATGCTGAAGGTAAAACTTTTGGTCGTATCCTAACTGAAGTAGCTTCAATTCTTAGAGGTAAACACAAGCCATCATTTACACCAAATGTAGATTGTGGTGATTATGTAGTAATCATCAATGCTGAAAAAGCTATCTTCTCTGGTGCAAATAAATTAGAAGATAAAAAGTATTTTACTCACTCAGGTTACTTTGGTTCTACAAAGAGCAAAAAACTAGGTGAAATGATGGAAAACCATACTGAAAAACTTTATAAACTAGCGGTTAGAGGTATGCTTCCAAAGACTACACTTGGTAGAGCAATGCTTAAAAAACTAAAAGTGTATGCAGGTCCTGAACACCCACACACTGCACAGATCAATAAGGAGGCGTAA
- the rpsI gene encoding 30S ribosomal protein S9, whose protein sequence is MATVYATGKRKSAIAKVWLTPGNGEISINGKTLDQWLGGHETLKMKVRLPLEATKQLESINIKASTLGGGYSAQADAVKHGITKALVEFEPSFRAILKPMGLLTRDSRVVERKKPGKRKARRSPQFSKR, encoded by the coding sequence ATGGCAACTGTCTACGCAACAGGAAAAAGAAAATCAGCTATCGCTAAAGTATGGTTGACACCGGGTAACGGTGAAATCAGCATCAACGGTAAGACACTTGATCAGTGGCTAGGTGGTCACGAGACTCTAAAAATGAAAGTAAGATTGCCGCTTGAAGCAACTAAACAGCTTGAGTCTATAAACATCAAAGCTTCTACACTTGGTGGTGGTTACTCTGCGCAAGCTGATGCAGTAAAACATGGTATCACTAAAGCACTTGTTGAGTTCGAACCATCATTCAGAGCGATCTTGAAACCTATGGGTCTTCTTACTCGTGACTCAAGAGTGGTTGAGCGTAAGAAACCAGGTAAGAGAAAAGCGAGAAGATCTCCACAATTCTCAAAAAGATAA
- a CDS encoding RDD family protein — MEESNVSSSSLNKEAWLRYFARVIDITIGTMIVGVVIGIIIGIFFVIFGVDIQILSEIPEYISMLFVMIIYFLIEANVISSFGTTPGKKLLGISVHHNNGDYLDYMTSLKRTFTLWFKGLALSLPLISLITLIVAYNRYTDHGITSWDEEYNVNVAYQPIGTMRLGAGIVVWIVAVMINLSAYISN, encoded by the coding sequence GTGGAAGAATCAAATGTGAGTTCATCATCCTTGAATAAAGAGGCATGGCTGCGTTATTTTGCACGTGTCATCGATATAACTATCGGTACAATGATCGTGGGAGTTGTTATAGGGATCATTATAGGAATTTTCTTCGTGATCTTTGGAGTAGACATTCAAATATTGTCGGAGATTCCTGAATATATTTCTATGCTTTTTGTTATGATCATCTACTTTCTTATAGAAGCAAATGTAATTTCCAGTTTTGGAACAACACCAGGTAAAAAGTTATTAGGCATTAGTGTGCATCATAACAATGGAGACTATTTGGATTATATGACAAGTTTAAAAAGAACTTTTACCTTATGGTTCAAAGGTTTAGCCTTATCACTACCTCTTATCTCTTTGATTACCTTGATTGTTGCATACAATAGATATACAGATCATGGGATCACCTCTTGGGATGAAGAATACAATGTAAACGTTGCATATCAGCCTATCGGAACAATGAGATTAGGTGCAGGTATAGTGGTTTGGATTGTTGCAGTCATGATAAATTTGAGTGCATATATAAGTAATTAG
- a CDS encoding response regulator: MKVLIIEDDSIVAMHMKETIQGRNHDVVGVAKNAQKALKIAEKSPIDLVISDINIEGDIDGIECCKILQNTYHTSVILVSAYNDQMTLKNASTLDFSGYLIKPFREDELLTHLDLIVLREKKKEHYKRKKINEVYSYCPIHQTFYRFQEVIELTQKEKSFLEALLRANGAIVSYEHFWDTIWYGEVVSDEARRQLVYRLRQKLPDFPLKLVKGIGYKLENKI, translated from the coding sequence ATGAAAGTTTTGATTATTGAAGATGATAGTATTGTCGCAATGCATATGAAAGAGACTATACAGGGACGCAATCATGATGTTGTCGGGGTTGCAAAGAATGCCCAAAAGGCACTTAAGATAGCAGAGAAAAGCCCTATTGATCTTGTAATATCTGATATCAATATTGAAGGAGATATTGACGGCATAGAGTGCTGTAAAATACTCCAAAACACTTATCATACATCGGTCATTTTAGTGAGTGCTTACAATGATCAAATGACCCTAAAGAATGCTTCTACATTAGATTTTTCCGGCTATTTGATCAAACCGTTCCGTGAAGATGAACTGCTTACCCATCTTGATCTTATTGTACTGAGAGAAAAGAAAAAAGAACACTATAAAAGAAAGAAGATTAATGAAGTTTATAGTTACTGCCCAATACACCAGACTTTTTATCGATTTCAAGAAGTCATAGAACTTACTCAAAAGGAAAAAAGTTTTTTAGAAGCATTATTAAGGGCAAATGGTGCAATCGTTTCTTATGAGCATTTTTGGGATACTATATGGTATGGAGAAGTTGTGAGCGATGAGGCACGTAGACAACTTGTTTACAGACTAAGACAGAAGTTACCGGATTTTCCTCTCAAACTTGTTAAAGGTATAGGGTATAAACTGGAAAATAAAATTTAG
- a CDS encoding RecB-like helicase: protein MSFKPFLAYSASAGSGKTFALSVRYISLLFMGESPSSILAATFTNKAASEMRQRVVDSLRNLERDEAFLNAICEQTELSREELLDKQPEVLAKFLASISHIVTLDSFFSSILRAAALEIGLEPDFVTKEQGDDALERHFLNEVQAQGLLSSLVKLAMDIEDKRFSKIFDLMQGFYTVDPLLPEVQKIQHSVQSVEEHCESLRLEMMKALKDAGSADRCIKQFETQSIKELFGKKLFENEMLGEHSWFKKSINNEIEEVYARLKEALKLWGKSKEQVVLYNLFKIYDYYKNATIANAKFSGILSFDDLTYFTYRLLHESISSEFLYFKIDAKFKHILLDEFQDTSTLQFLLLKPLIDEIFAGQGQSEFKSFFYVGDTKQSLYRFRGGVEELFDKVAEHYGITIEPMDTNYRSCRHVVEQVNRWFEPTMTGYIPQKSRSGAKEGFVEVVESDEVIDEAVKQAQNLIQLGVDVDDIAFLVSTNKDGQQLQEACEYAGIDTLLKTSSSLKTLPKIATLVAMMEYLYLGDRIDAEALMIRINKSLDDIDLNWYSPLMQPLKILDRLVREFGYFEEDKNILKLLEFAGSFGDIPTFIKEFKSSSIGVAEHSVHGANIMTIHGSKGLEFGYVIVLDKLTRPNSDKSPLIFHYDENLSVEEILYRISGRDHFDEHYARLIASRKLSEIKDRKNVLYVALTRAVEGMIIIRKEKDSIFDEVGVSPMKIGEIKVSQPVFDIQKKEKKSHLVRLSHYGTQEILKEQEDEEKDLQAILFGSALHYTLEMMVRFDLSSLSKALISMQNRYGQQLDMHHAVQIEARIKMLIVHEGFQKLLQGAQVSKERAFAYDGELKQVDLLLEYEDSCLVIDYKSSKKYDLKHHVQVQGYKKALAKLMRKPTKGLILYLLEDAIELIEV from the coding sequence CCTTCGCACTTTCTGTGCGTTATATCTCTTTGCTGTTTATGGGGGAGTCACCAAGTTCCATCCTGGCAGCGACATTTACCAATAAAGCAGCCTCAGAGATGCGTCAGAGGGTAGTGGATTCTTTACGTAATTTAGAGAGAGATGAAGCATTTTTAAATGCGATCTGTGAACAGACGGAGCTAAGCAGAGAGGAACTGCTTGATAAACAGCCTGAGGTCTTGGCAAAGTTTCTTGCATCTATTTCACATATCGTTACACTGGATAGTTTTTTCTCTTCTATTTTACGTGCTGCAGCACTAGAAATTGGGCTTGAACCTGATTTTGTGACAAAAGAACAGGGGGATGATGCATTAGAACGTCATTTCTTAAATGAAGTGCAAGCTCAGGGATTGCTCTCTTCTCTGGTAAAACTTGCAATGGACATCGAAGATAAACGCTTTAGCAAGATTTTCGATCTAATGCAAGGATTTTATACAGTAGATCCGCTTCTGCCGGAAGTACAGAAGATTCAGCACTCGGTTCAGAGTGTGGAGGAGCATTGTGAGTCTCTGAGATTAGAGATGATGAAGGCACTTAAGGATGCAGGATCGGCTGATAGGTGTATCAAGCAGTTTGAGACACAAAGTATCAAAGAGCTTTTTGGTAAAAAACTGTTTGAAAACGAAATGTTGGGTGAACATTCTTGGTTTAAAAAGAGTATCAATAATGAGATAGAAGAGGTTTATGCCCGATTAAAAGAGGCACTTAAACTTTGGGGAAAATCTAAAGAACAGGTGGTACTTTATAATCTTTTCAAGATTTATGACTATTATAAAAATGCCACGATCGCAAATGCCAAGTTCTCAGGTATATTGAGTTTTGATGATCTCACTTATTTTACTTATAGACTGCTGCATGAGAGTATTTCCAGTGAATTTTTGTATTTTAAGATCGATGCAAAGTTTAAACACATTTTACTTGATGAGTTCCAGGATACTTCTACCTTGCAGTTTTTGCTGCTAAAACCACTGATCGATGAGATATTTGCAGGACAGGGGCAGAGCGAATTTAAAAGTTTTTTTTATGTAGGTGATACCAAACAGTCACTCTACCGTTTCCGTGGTGGTGTTGAAGAGCTTTTTGACAAAGTTGCAGAACATTACGGCATTACGATTGAACCGATGGATACCAACTATAGAAGCTGTAGACATGTAGTAGAACAGGTAAATCGATGGTTTGAACCAACTATGACGGGATATATACCTCAAAAGAGCAGATCCGGAGCCAAAGAAGGCTTTGTGGAAGTTGTAGAGTCCGATGAAGTGATCGATGAAGCCGTTAAACAGGCACAAAACCTGATCCAACTTGGTGTAGATGTTGATGATATCGCTTTTTTGGTCAGTACCAATAAGGATGGGCAGCAACTGCAGGAAGCATGTGAATATGCAGGTATAGATACACTACTGAAGACTTCAAGCTCATTAAAAACCCTTCCAAAAATCGCTACGCTTGTTGCTATGATGGAGTATCTTTACCTCGGTGATAGGATAGATGCTGAAGCACTGATGATACGTATTAACAAGTCACTGGATGATATAGATCTTAACTGGTATTCCCCTTTGATGCAACCGCTTAAGATACTTGATAGATTGGTACGGGAGTTTGGCTATTTTGAAGAAGATAAAAATATCCTCAAACTCTTGGAATTTGCAGGGAGTTTCGGGGATATTCCTACCTTTATAAAAGAGTTCAAAAGTAGTTCAATCGGTGTAGCTGAACACTCGGTACATGGAGCTAATATCATGACCATACATGGTTCTAAAGGATTGGAATTTGGATATGTGATCGTCTTGGATAAACTCACCCGGCCAAACAGTGACAAGTCACCATTGATCTTTCATTATGATGAGAACCTGTCTGTTGAAGAGATCCTTTACCGGATCAGCGGTAGGGATCATTTTGATGAGCACTATGCACGCTTGATCGCATCAAGAAAACTCTCGGAGATAAAAGATAGAAAAAATGTACTTTATGTTGCACTTACACGTGCAGTGGAAGGGATGATCATCATCCGAAAAGAGAAGGATTCGATCTTTGATGAAGTTGGTGTTTCTCCTATGAAGATCGGTGAGATCAAAGTATCACAGCCGGTATTTGATATACAAAAAAAAGAAAAGAAGAGCCATCTAGTGAGACTGAGTCATTATGGCACGCAAGAGATACTGAAAGAACAAGAGGATGAAGAGAAGGATCTTCAAGCGATACTTTTTGGATCAGCACTGCACTATACATTAGAGATGATGGTAAGATTTGATCTTTCAAGCCTTTCTAAAGCACTGATCTCGATGCAGAACAGATATGGACAGCAGTTGGACATGCACCATGCAGTTCAAATTGAAGCGCGTATTAAAATGCTTATAGTTCATGAAGGTTTTCAGAAGTTGTTGCAAGGTGCACAGGTTAGTAAAGAAAGAGCATTTGCTTATGATGGAGAGCTTAAACAGGTAGATTTGTTGTTGGAATATGAGGATAGCTGTCTAGTTATAGACTATAAAAGTTCTAAAAAATATGATTTGAAGCATCACGTACAAGTACAAGGATATAAAAAAGCCTTAGCAAAATTGATGAGAAAACCTACAAAAGGATTGATCCTCTACCTTCTGGAAGATGCGATAGAACTCATAGAAGTATAA